The following coding sequences lie in one Glycine soja cultivar W05 chromosome 16, ASM419377v2, whole genome shotgun sequence genomic window:
- the LOC114389852 gene encoding uncharacterized protein LOC114389852, with amino-acid sequence MEAWNRLRDIFQDNKHSRAVTLEYDFTHTTMEAFSSVSTYCQLLDQSLSDQLKNVGFPVDNSRLVLQLVSGLTEPYKGVSTLIRQSDPLPQFYQAQSMFVLKESGLKKAAQTSSSAMMAHDSDESQEMSDHSLAHRTNNGGKQYSNCGNSRKNRNNTSGRDNLGTCKGGSGGGGKGGGGNNRGGGQQQPQNNPWPAGQQWPWP; translated from the exons ATGGAGGCTTGGAATAGGTTGCGTGATATATTCCAAGATAACAAACACTCTCGTGCCGTTACACTTGAGTATGATTTCACCCACACAACCATGGAGGCCTTTTCAAGTGTCTCTACTTACTGtcaattgttggatcaa TCACTGTCGGATCAACTCAAGAACGTCGGCTTTCCGGTCGATAACAGTAGGTTGGTTCTGCAATTGGTCTCCGGTCTCACTGAACCCTACAAGGGAGTGTCCACACTCATCCGTCAAAGTGATCCCTTGCCTCAGTTTTATCAAGCACAGTCGATGTTTGTTCTCAAAGAATCCGGCCTCAAGAAGGCGGCTCAGACCTCGTCCTCCGCCATGATGGCTCATGACTCGGATGAATCTCAAGAGATgtctgatcattcattagcacACCGCACAAATAATGGTGGAAAACAGTATTCAAATTGTGGCAATTCTAGAAAGAATCGCAACAACACTAGTGGTCGTGATAACTTAGGCACTTGCAAGGGAGGCTCTGGTGGCGGGGGTAAAGGTGGCGGTGGCAACAATCGCGGGGGTGGACAACAGCAGCCCCAGAACAACCCCTGGCCTGCAGGACAACAATGGCCTTGGCCATAG
- the LOC114390192 gene encoding probable polyamine transporter At1g31830: MGMFSGAEYVPIGNDELPSPRENHMRRVSVLPLVFLIFYEVSGGPFGVEDTVHAAGPLLALMGFLVFPFIWSVPEALITAEMSTMFPENSGYVVWVSSALGPYWGFQQGWMKWLSGVIDNALYPVLFLDYLKSGIPALGGGVPRTVSTWALTVALTCLNYRGLTIVGMVAVLLGVFSLLPFVVMGLLSIPDLKPSRWCVMNLDDVDWNLYLNTLFWNLNYWDSISTLAGEVDNPRRTLPKALFYALILVVLGYFFPLLIGTGAVPLNRDLWTDGYFSIIAEIVGGVWLRWWLQAAAAMSNMGMFVAEMSSDSFQLLGMAERGMLPEFFSKRSRFGTPLVGILFSASGVILLSWLSFQEIVAAENFLYCFGMILEFVAFILLRIRHPNASRPYKVPGGTAGAITICIPPTVLIFVVLAFSSNKVLVISLIAMAIGLVMQPCLKIMEERRWMKFSVRSELQDLDNNEESIHSFVG; this comes from the coding sequence ATGGGGATGTTCAGTGGTGCCGAGTATGTGCCTATTGGTAATGATGAGTTACCTTCTCCaagagaaaatcacatgagGAGAGTTTCTGTTCTTCCTCTGGTATTTCTCATCTTCTATGAGGTTTCTGGGGGACCCTTTGGTGTTGAGGACACAGTGCATGCAGCAGGTCCTCTATTAGCCCTTATGGGGTTCTTGGTTTTCCCATTCATATGGAGTGTTCCTGAGGCTCTGATCACTGCAGAGATGAGCACCATGTTCCCTGAGAACAGTGGCTATGTGGTTTGGGTCTCTTCTGCTTTGGGTCCCTATTGGGGGTTTCAGCAAGGTTGGATGAAATGGCTAAGTGGGGTGATTGACAATGCTTTGTATCCAGTTCTGTTTCTTGACTATTTGAAATCAGGTATCCCTGCATTGGGTGGTGGGGTTCCCAGAACTGTTTCAACTTGGGCCTTAACTGTGGCTCTCACTTGCTTGAACTATAGGGGTTTAACCATTGTGGGAATGGTTGCAGTTCTGTTAGGTGTTTTCTCACTCCTTCCTTTTGTTGTCATGGGACTCTTGTCAATTCCAGACCTGAAACCTTCAAGATGGTGTGTGATGAATCTGGATGATGTTGATTGGAATCTGTATTTGAATACTTTGTTTTGGAACCTCAATTATTGGGACTCTATTAGTACTCTTGCTGGGGAAGTGGATAATCCAAGGAGAACTCTTCCCAAGGCTCTATTTTATGCTTTGATCCTTGTGGTTTTGGGCTATTTTTTCCCTCTTTTGATTGGCACTGGTGCTGTTCCTCTCAATAGGGACTTGTGGACTGATGGGTACTTCTCAATTATTGCTGAGATTGTTGGAGGAGTGTGGTTGAGGTGGTGGCTTCAAGCTGCTGCTGCAATGTCTAACATGGGAATGTTTGTTGCTGAAATGAGCAGTGACTCATTCCAGCTTCTAGGGATGGCAGAGAGGGGCATGCTACCCGAGTTCTTCAGCAAGAGGTCCCGTTTCGGAACCCCTCTTGTAGGAATACTCTTTTCGGCCTCTGGTGTGATCTTACTGTCATGGCTGAGTTTTCAGGAGATTGTGGCTGCTGAAAACTTCTTGTACTGCTTTGGCATGATTTTGGAGTTTGTTGCATTCATATTGTTGAGGATCAGACACCCCAATGCGTCTAGGCCTTACAAGGTTCCAGGGGGAACAGCTGGAGCAATTACTATCTGCATTCCTCCCACAGTTTTGATTTTTGTGGTGCTCGCTTTCTCCTCCAACAAAGTGCTGGTTATAAGCCTCATCGCTATGGCGATTGGCCTTGTAATGCAACCTTGTCTTAAAATTATGGAGGAAAGGAGATGGATGAAGTTCTCTGTTAGATCTGAGCTCCAGGATCTTGACAATAATGAGGAGAGCATTCACTCTTTTGTGGGTTAA